One genomic region from Bacillus aquiflavi encodes:
- a CDS encoding undecaprenyl-diphosphatase encodes MDEKMFRAINRFSGHLPLLDMLMIFISKKVRYVFILVLIFKYYQSSAHKNEAVHATRSALFALLILFFIKLFYFKPRPFVKRRVGILIPSKMDSSFPSKHTMLTFAVSTAIFLHERVLGAILGGLATLTGFSRVWLGHHYPSDVLGSALIGSLTSMLTGCTFSKNKNLKQ; translated from the coding sequence ATGGATGAGAAAATGTTTAGAGCGATCAATCGGTTTTCAGGTCATCTCCCGCTGTTAGATATGCTAATGATATTCATTTCAAAAAAGGTTCGTTACGTGTTTATTTTAGTGTTAATTTTTAAATACTATCAAAGTTCTGCACACAAAAATGAAGCTGTACATGCAACAAGGTCTGCGCTCTTTGCTTTATTGATTCTTTTTTTTATTAAGCTGTTTTATTTTAAACCTCGTCCGTTCGTAAAACGTCGGGTAGGTATTCTTATTCCTTCAAAAATGGATTCGTCATTTCCAAGTAAACATACGATGCTTACTTTTGCTGTATCTACCGCTATATTCCTCCATGAACGGGTGCTTGGGGCCATACTTGGAGGATTGGCAACGTTGACGGGTTTTTCTCGGGTTTGGCTAGGACATCATTATCCATCCGATGTGCTCGGAAGTGCTCTAATCGGCAGTTTAACGAGCATGCTTACTGGCTGCACATTTTCAAAAAATAAAAATTTGAAACAATAG
- a CDS encoding TAXI family TRAP transporter solute-binding subunit, whose protein sequence is MKLCKQHQLIAILIMVLLVMGCSSEKTAQKEGSLKGEYITILTGGSSGVYFPLGGTLAKLYQEKLSAVATSQSTAASAENATKLNQKKAEVGFLMGDTALDAYKGIDSFEQTGAQKNLRSIAALYPNYLQIATIKNRNITSITELKGKRLAVGAPGSGTEISAKRVLEAYDMTYDDVKVDYLSFAEGIDGMKNGTVDAVVISSGIPNSGLLELATTEEVVILEIEEENIHKINGKYPSFFSTIIPEGTYAGQEQDVNTIGVYNVLLTHKDVSENTVYLMTKTMFEHIEELKDTHHAAKDIDVNKARENLPAPLHPGAEKYFTELNSK, encoded by the coding sequence ATGAAATTGTGTAAACAGCATCAATTGATAGCTATCCTTATTATGGTGCTCTTGGTCATGGGATGTTCTAGTGAAAAAACAGCGCAGAAGGAAGGGAGTTTAAAAGGAGAATATATTACGATTCTTACTGGCGGTTCTTCTGGTGTTTATTTTCCGTTAGGGGGAACTCTGGCAAAGCTTTATCAAGAAAAGCTTAGTGCTGTAGCAACAAGTCAATCAACAGCAGCATCTGCAGAAAATGCAACGAAACTAAATCAAAAGAAAGCAGAAGTCGGATTTTTAATGGGGGATACAGCCTTAGATGCATATAAGGGAATTGATAGCTTTGAACAAACTGGCGCTCAAAAAAATTTACGTTCAATCGCAGCGTTATACCCGAACTATCTACAGATCGCAACAATAAAAAATAGAAATATCACGTCAATTACCGAGTTAAAAGGAAAACGTCTTGCGGTTGGAGCACCTGGATCAGGTACAGAAATAAGTGCAAAACGTGTCTTGGAAGCGTATGACATGACATATGATGATGTGAAAGTTGACTATCTTTCTTTTGCTGAAGGAATTGATGGAATGAAAAATGGTACGGTTGATGCTGTAGTTATTTCATCTGGTATACCTAACTCTGGACTTCTTGAATTAGCCACGACAGAAGAAGTAGTTATTTTAGAAATCGAAGAAGAAAACATTCATAAAATCAATGGAAAATACCCATCGTTTTTTTCAACGATTATTCCCGAAGGAACGTACGCAGGGCAAGAACAAGATGTTAATACAATTGGAGTTTATAATGTGTTGCTGACCCATAAGGATGTATCTGAAAATACTGTTTATCTAATGACAAAAACGATGTTTGAGCATATTGAAGAGCTTAAAGATACACATCATGCTGCCAAAGATATTGATGTCAATAAGGCACGAGAAAATCTTCCAGCTCCGCTTCATCCTGGTGCTGAAAAATATTTTACTGAGTTAAATAGTAAGTAG
- a CDS encoding TRAP transporter permease, which translates to MKSQEVLAQFDNEARFRSFQSRMMTRLISLLAVGLALFHLITSYTGPLVTLQHRILHTGIVMVLVFLLYPGRKKSPKNKATFLDYLFTILSIVTIIYIFIDYSNIVTRVGLPNVYDTIIGLLFVLLVIEGGRRIVGNGLTILSVVFLLYAYFGPYLPTIIGHRGYSISDIVNFMYLTTEGILGTAIGVSATYIFLFILFGSFLDKTGMGQLFNDSALAIAGQSAGGPAKVSVISSGFLGSINGSAIANVVTTGSFTIPLMKRTGYSANFSGAVEAAASVGGQFLPPVMGATAFIMAETLGMEYSMIALAAIIPGLLYYLGILIIVHLRAKRRGLQGMTKENLPKMSEVFKERGHLIIPLIILVYMLFGGFTPFYAAFFAILSTVVIAAFRRSTRLHFKGIIEALEYGTRSALSVAMACAMVGIIVGVATLTGFGLKMTNAILLLGNGSLFLTLFFTMLASIILGMGLPSIPTYIITSSMAAPALLQYGIEPFFSHMFVFYFGILANLTPPVALAAFAGAGIAGGEPNKTGFISLKLASAGIVVPYIFVYSPELLLQQGTPLEIGWAVITAVIGVISLGVTMEGYLFQQVNIFMRLLTLSAALTLIVPGIMTDIAGLAFLAVFLIVHWRNKKKVNSKKGEEILNPDC; encoded by the coding sequence ATGAAAAGTCAGGAGGTTTTAGCGCAATTTGATAACGAAGCGAGATTTCGAAGCTTTCAATCACGAATGATGACAAGGCTAATCTCGTTACTCGCAGTGGGTTTAGCTTTATTTCATCTCATTACTTCATATACTGGGCCACTAGTAACTTTGCAGCATAGAATCCTACATACAGGTATTGTCATGGTACTTGTGTTTTTGCTTTATCCAGGGAGAAAGAAATCTCCTAAAAATAAGGCAACCTTTCTAGATTATTTATTTACTATACTATCGATCGTTACGATTATTTATATATTTATAGATTATTCCAACATTGTCACAAGGGTCGGGTTGCCAAATGTGTACGATACGATTATCGGATTATTGTTCGTCTTACTTGTTATCGAAGGCGGGCGTCGGATTGTGGGAAATGGATTAACAATATTAAGTGTTGTTTTTCTCCTTTATGCTTACTTCGGACCTTACTTACCAACTATTATTGGTCATCGCGGATATTCAATCTCTGATATTGTTAATTTTATGTATTTAACGACAGAAGGAATATTAGGGACTGCGATAGGAGTTTCTGCAACTTACATTTTCTTATTTATCCTTTTCGGATCTTTTCTAGATAAAACAGGGATGGGACAACTTTTCAATGATTCCGCATTAGCTATTGCAGGTCAGAGTGCTGGAGGTCCTGCAAAGGTGTCAGTCATCTCGAGCGGATTTTTAGGTTCTATTAATGGGTCTGCGATTGCTAATGTTGTAACAACTGGTTCGTTTACAATTCCGCTAATGAAACGCACGGGTTATTCTGCTAATTTTTCTGGAGCAGTTGAAGCAGCTGCTTCAGTTGGAGGACAATTTTTGCCGCCGGTTATGGGGGCGACAGCTTTTATTATGGCAGAGACACTGGGAATGGAGTACAGCATGATTGCTCTTGCGGCAATTATTCCCGGTCTGTTGTATTACTTAGGGATTTTAATCATTGTTCATCTCCGTGCTAAACGAAGAGGACTGCAAGGAATGACGAAGGAAAATTTGCCGAAAATGTCTGAAGTGTTTAAAGAGCGCGGTCATTTAATCATTCCGTTAATTATTTTAGTGTATATGTTGTTCGGTGGATTTACGCCGTTTTATGCTGCTTTTTTTGCTATTTTATCAACGGTAGTGATTGCCGCTTTTCGCCGTAGTACTCGTCTTCATTTTAAAGGAATAATCGAAGCACTTGAATATGGGACGAGAAGTGCTTTAAGTGTTGCGATGGCGTGTGCAATGGTTGGGATTATCGTTGGAGTGGCAACGTTAACTGGCTTTGGATTAAAAATGACGAACGCTATTCTCCTCCTTGGAAATGGAAGTCTATTTTTAACCTTATTTTTTACAATGCTTGCATCAATTATACTCGGAATGGGACTTCCGTCGATTCCAACTTATATTATTACTTCTTCAATGGCAGCACCAGCTTTATTGCAATACGGTATTGAACCATTTTTTTCACATATGTTTGTTTTCTATTTTGGTATTTTAGCTAATTTGACGCCTCCTGTTGCTTTAGCTGCGTTTGCAGGGGCTGGGATAGCCGGCGGCGAACCGAATAAAACTGGTTTTATCTCGTTAAAATTAGCGTCTGCAGGGATTGTTGTCCCATATATATTTGTTTATTCGCCTGAATTGCTATTACAACAAGGAACTCCGCTAGAAATTGGCTGGGCTGTAATAACAGCTGTAATTGGGGTCATTAGTCTTGGCGTGACGATGGAAGGTTATTTATTTCAGCAAGTGAATATTTTTATGAGATTACTTACGTTAAGTGCGGCTCTCACCCTAATTGTCCCTGGGATAATGACCGATATTGCCGGGCTGGCATTTCTTGCGGTGTTCTTAATAGTACATTGGAGAAATAAAAAGAAAGTAAATAGCAAAAAAGGAGAAGAAATATTAAATCCAGACTGTTAA
- a CDS encoding aspartate aminotransferase family protein, producing the protein MTKVNAGEDLLAKDEKYIWHSMKPYNPEGTVIATKAKGSWITDNTGKKYLDAMSGLWCVNVGYGRTELAKAAYEQLKELAYFPLTQSHEAAIKLGEKLNELLGGGYVIFFSNSGSEANETAFKIARQFHHQNGEHHRYKIISRYRAYHGNSMGALAATGQAERKYKYEPLAPGFVHVAPPDCYRDHEEKNCPSHQLKAVKEIDRVMTWELSETIAAVIMEPIITGGGVIMPPEGYMKGVKEICEKHGALLIADEVICGFGRTGKPFGFMNDDVEPDIVTMAKGITSAYLPLAATAVKKEIYEAFKGSDDYEYFRHVNTFGGSPAACALALKNLEIMERENLSARSKEVGSQLLNQLHALLQNHPYVGDVRGKGLLIGIELVADKTTKEPIDQAIVNKVIGICKENGVIVGKNGTTVAGYNNVLALAPPLNIETEDIEFLVKTIVGA; encoded by the coding sequence ATGACAAAGGTAAATGCGGGTGAGGATTTATTAGCGAAAGATGAAAAATATATTTGGCACTCAATGAAGCCATACAACCCTGAAGGAACGGTGATTGCAACAAAAGCGAAGGGATCATGGATAACAGATAATACAGGAAAAAAATATTTAGATGCCATGTCAGGTTTATGGTGTGTAAATGTAGGCTACGGCAGAACTGAATTAGCAAAAGCCGCATATGAACAGTTGAAGGAGCTCGCTTATTTTCCACTTACCCAAAGTCACGAAGCTGCAATAAAACTCGGAGAAAAGCTTAATGAGCTTTTAGGCGGCGGCTATGTCATCTTTTTCTCAAATAGCGGATCGGAGGCGAATGAAACAGCATTTAAAATTGCCCGTCAATTTCATCATCAAAACGGTGAGCATCATCGATATAAAATCATCTCGAGATACAGAGCTTATCACGGTAATTCAATGGGGGCGCTCGCTGCTACTGGTCAAGCGGAGCGAAAGTATAAGTACGAACCGCTTGCTCCTGGTTTTGTTCATGTTGCACCTCCTGATTGTTACCGTGATCATGAAGAAAAAAATTGCCCTTCACATCAGCTTAAGGCGGTGAAGGAAATTGACAGGGTGATGACATGGGAGCTTAGTGAGACAATTGCAGCAGTCATCATGGAGCCAATTATTACCGGGGGCGGGGTTATCATGCCACCAGAAGGATATATGAAGGGCGTCAAAGAAATTTGTGAGAAACATGGGGCATTACTCATTGCCGATGAAGTCATTTGTGGATTTGGCCGAACTGGAAAGCCGTTCGGTTTTATGAATGATGATGTAGAACCAGACATCGTTACGATGGCAAAAGGAATTACAAGCGCTTATTTGCCGCTAGCTGCGACAGCCGTAAAAAAAGAAATTTATGAAGCATTTAAAGGAAGTGACGATTATGAATACTTTCGTCATGTTAATACATTTGGCGGAAGCCCGGCTGCATGTGCACTAGCATTAAAAAACCTCGAAATTATGGAAAGGGAAAATTTATCTGCTCGCTCTAAAGAAGTAGGAAGTCAACTTCTGAATCAATTGCATGCTTTATTGCAAAACCATCCATATGTTGGGGATGTTCGAGGTAAAGGGTTGCTTATTGGAATCGAACTTGTTGCTGATAAGACGACTAAAGAACCGATTGATCAAGCGATCGTAAATAAGGTGATTGGAATTTGTAAAGAAAATGGTGTCATAGTAGGAAAGAACGGTACTACTGTTGCTGGATATAACAACGTACTAGCACTTGCACCGCCATTAAATATTGAAACAGAAGACATAGAGTTTCTTGTGAAGACCATAGTAGGTGCATAA
- a CDS encoding sodium/proline symporter, whose amino-acid sequence MKTDAIIFLVYLIILLLIGLWVSRKASKSVDHYLLGGRSIGPAVTAMTMQSSSMSGYMFMGGPALAFQQGWYAIWYAIGDAGGAIINLSVLGKRMRRLSEIFGALSPIEYLEMRYESAAVRVVGSVISITFLFAYVFAQFIASGKALTTLTGFPYELSLLIGVGVIIFYTVAGGYLAVVYTDFVQGIIMVLGVLGISIMALLHVGGLSGMNKALANIDPTYLSIWGKDLVYYGQWGVVLGAILIYSVGYMGLPHVVVRHMSMKSTKTVKGAILWAASWNQIFIFSPYILGLIGIILLPHLADPEMVITELAYQFFPGFFAAILLSAIMAAIMSTSDSLLMQAGSILARDVYQRFINKTASEKRMILVSRLCILIGGIVGVIVAIYEPPSVFALVIFAFGVLGNSFIVPYVASVYWKKANNMGALFAMIGGGATNIFWTLLQLEGITAIHSFLAGLMISIIGMVIGNYFGQPPSQEVEEAFERAKGMRNLPKILGKNIAKELAPEAKNISDQL is encoded by the coding sequence TTGAAAACAGATGCAATTATTTTTCTTGTTTATTTAATCATCTTGCTTTTGATTGGGTTATGGGTATCTAGAAAAGCTTCAAAGTCAGTAGATCATTATCTTCTCGGAGGAAGAAGCATTGGACCAGCGGTTACTGCAATGACAATGCAAAGCAGTTCGATGAGCGGCTACATGTTTATGGGTGGGCCTGCGTTAGCTTTTCAACAAGGTTGGTATGCGATTTGGTATGCAATTGGGGATGCAGGCGGTGCGATTATCAATTTATCTGTATTAGGAAAGAGAATGCGGCGGCTGTCAGAAATTTTCGGCGCACTATCACCGATTGAGTATTTAGAAATGCGCTATGAAAGTGCAGCAGTTAGGGTAGTTGGATCAGTCATCTCGATTACGTTCTTGTTTGCTTACGTTTTTGCCCAGTTTATTGCTTCAGGAAAAGCATTAACTACACTAACGGGATTTCCTTATGAGCTATCCCTTTTAATTGGTGTCGGTGTGATTATTTTTTACACAGTTGCTGGCGGTTATTTAGCAGTTGTCTATACAGATTTTGTTCAAGGGATCATTATGGTGTTAGGTGTATTAGGTATTTCAATCATGGCACTTTTACATGTCGGCGGGCTTTCTGGGATGAATAAAGCACTTGCCAATATTGATCCGACTTACTTAAGTATTTGGGGGAAGGACTTAGTTTATTATGGTCAATGGGGGGTTGTTTTAGGGGCAATTCTTATTTACTCTGTCGGTTATATGGGACTTCCTCATGTTGTTGTTCGTCATATGTCGATGAAAAGCACTAAAACAGTTAAAGGAGCAATTTTATGGGCAGCTTCATGGAATCAAATTTTTATTTTTTCCCCGTACATTTTAGGGTTAATCGGAATTATTTTATTACCTCATTTAGCTGATCCGGAAATGGTAATTACGGAGCTTGCTTATCAATTTTTTCCAGGCTTTTTTGCTGCAATTTTATTATCAGCGATTATGGCAGCGATCATGTCAACATCGGACTCATTATTAATGCAGGCAGGAAGCATTTTAGCAAGAGATGTATACCAGCGTTTTATTAATAAAACGGCATCTGAAAAAAGAATGATCTTAGTTTCACGTCTCTGTATTTTAATTGGCGGAATTGTCGGGGTCATTGTTGCCATTTACGAGCCTCCTTCTGTATTTGCCCTTGTTATTTTTGCATTCGGCGTTTTAGGAAATAGCTTTATTGTTCCGTACGTTGCTTCTGTTTATTGGAAAAAGGCGAACAATATGGGGGCGCTTTTTGCAATGATTGGCGGCGGAGCTACAAATATTTTTTGGACATTGCTTCAATTAGAAGGGATTACAGCTATTCATTCGTTTTTAGCTGGTTTAATGATTTCGATCATCGGAATGGTTATTGGTAATTATTTTGGACAACCTCCTTCTCAGGAGGTTGAAGAAGCTTTTGAACGAGCAAAAGGAATGCGAAACTTGCCAAAAATACTAGGAAAAAATATTGCCAAAGAACTGGCACCTGAAGCGAAAAATATTTCTGATCAACTATAA
- a CDS encoding CoA-acylating methylmalonate-semialdehyde dehydrogenase, whose product MTVTKNETIILKNYINGQWVNSNSNETLEVPNPATREVLAKVPISTKEDVNKAVTAAKEAFKTWKNIPVPKRARILFKYHYLLTEHHEELARLIVQENGKAYTEAYGEVQRGIECVEFASGAPTHMMGESLSGIAEEIDSEMFRYPLGVVGGITPFNFPMMVSLWMFPLAVACGNTFVLKPSERTPILANRLAKLFAEAGAPAGVLNVVHGAHDVVNRLIEHEDIQAISFVGSQPVAKYVYERSAANGKRVQALSGAKNHHIVMPDANIKKAVEHVLSSAFGSAGQRCMACSAVVIVGDNKQFVQTIKEKADELAIGNGMEDDVLLTPVIRESHRKKALEYIQKGLEEGASLLRDGRKEMEQLQDGNYLGATIFDHVTPQMTIAKEEIFAPVLSLLRVDNLDQGLEYIRKSRFGNGATIYTKDAKAARKFREEADAGMLGINVGVPATMAFFPFSGWKDSFYGDLHVNGKDGINFYTRKKMITSRFDF is encoded by the coding sequence ATGACTGTTACAAAAAATGAAACAATTATTTTGAAAAACTATATTAATGGTCAATGGGTTAATTCTAATAGTAATGAAACGTTAGAAGTGCCAAACCCTGCTACAAGAGAAGTGTTAGCAAAAGTACCAATATCGACAAAAGAGGATGTAAATAAAGCTGTTACTGCTGCAAAGGAAGCATTTAAAACATGGAAAAACATTCCTGTCCCAAAAAGAGCACGAATATTATTTAAATACCATTATTTACTGACAGAACATCATGAGGAGCTAGCACGACTCATTGTCCAGGAAAATGGAAAGGCTTACACAGAAGCATATGGCGAAGTTCAACGCGGGATTGAATGCGTTGAATTTGCTTCAGGCGCTCCTACACATATGATGGGTGAATCTCTTTCAGGAATTGCAGAAGAGATTGACTCAGAAATGTTTCGCTATCCATTAGGTGTCGTTGGGGGGATTACGCCATTTAATTTTCCGATGATGGTTTCGCTTTGGATGTTTCCGCTCGCCGTTGCATGCGGCAATACATTCGTTTTAAAGCCATCTGAAAGAACACCAATTCTTGCAAATCGGCTCGCCAAGTTATTTGCCGAGGCAGGTGCTCCCGCTGGAGTATTAAATGTCGTTCATGGTGCGCATGATGTTGTAAACAGGTTAATTGAACATGAAGATATTCAGGCGATTTCCTTCGTCGGTTCACAACCAGTAGCTAAATATGTTTACGAGCGATCGGCAGCTAACGGGAAACGTGTTCAAGCACTGTCAGGAGCAAAAAATCATCATATTGTCATGCCAGATGCAAATATCAAAAAAGCTGTCGAGCATGTTTTAAGTTCAGCTTTTGGAAGCGCAGGACAGCGCTGTATGGCATGCAGTGCCGTAGTAATTGTAGGAGATAATAAGCAATTTGTACAAACGATTAAAGAAAAAGCAGATGAACTTGCGATTGGAAATGGGATGGAGGATGACGTTTTATTAACCCCAGTTATTCGAGAATCACATCGTAAAAAAGCGCTTGAATATATTCAAAAAGGGCTTGAAGAAGGAGCGTCGCTGCTTCGTGACGGTCGCAAGGAGATGGAACAATTACAAGATGGAAACTATTTAGGAGCGACGATCTTTGACCATGTAACACCGCAAATGACAATTGCAAAAGAAGAAATCTTTGCTCCTGTTTTAAGCCTGCTTAGAGTTGACAATTTAGATCAAGGATTAGAATATATTCGAAAATCACGATTTGGAAATGGTGCAACAATCTATACAAAAGATGCAAAAGCAGCGAGAAAGTTTCGTGAAGAAGCAGATGCAGGTATGCTCGGCATTAATGTAGGCGTACCAGCAACAATGGCATTTTTCCCGTTTTCAGGCTGGAAAGATTCTTTCTATGGTGATTTACATGTGAATGGAAAAGACGGGATAAACTTTTATACTCGTAAAAAAATGATTACTTCTCGATTTGATTTTTAA
- a CDS encoding DUF1850 domain-containing protein gives MSRKKQFTSLIILLIVGSAILPIMPGFLIVEAKSDKPLKFIPSTNKTFTIMWRHSVEFQPWKESFKVDSNGLFTLTETRIRSYGAGVPDVEGKIVKNENGILTIHGIERKMPYYSLFHSDHSSYTLIINKQKYSFVKFIPFNLSVKITYKRITLLQYIVLTITKRGA, from the coding sequence GTGAGCAGAAAAAAGCAATTTACAAGTTTAATTATTTTGTTAATAGTAGGGAGTGCTATTCTTCCTATTATGCCAGGCTTTTTAATCGTAGAAGCGAAAAGTGATAAACCGTTAAAGTTTATTCCTTCAACAAATAAGACATTTACGATTATGTGGCGGCATTCTGTTGAATTTCAACCGTGGAAAGAGTCTTTCAAAGTAGATTCAAATGGTTTATTCACACTTACTGAAACACGGATACGTTCGTATGGAGCCGGTGTTCCAGATGTAGAAGGGAAAATAGTAAAGAATGAAAATGGAATACTCACTATTCATGGGATCGAACGTAAAATGCCTTACTATTCTTTATTTCATTCAGACCATTCCAGTTATACGCTTATCATTAATAAACAAAAGTATTCATTTGTTAAATTTATTCCCTTTAATTTAAGTGTGAAGATTACTTATAAAAGAATCACTCTACTTCAATATATTGTTTTAACAATAACAAAGAGAGGAGCGTGA
- a CDS encoding PucR family transcriptional regulator, with product MRSYLSVEEILTRKHFECSEVVAGIDGVTRSVKWVHVVEVTNIKKLLNGQELILSTGVGWKENDALFRSFLLQLIESDAAGLCIEIGAYTKKIPDGIIALANSYSFPLILFHEEVPFVEITQDIHSLLINQHYEMISNLESYSQQLNKNSLQFESYEEILLFLHEYIHVDVMLIFEEIEAVVPNLTKNDQEEILQKMKEGDKLSTAHQPVQVFGNEYAQLMIHSKNRSLTEFDLLILDRTVTAIAQHFMRNLFVEEKKRNNESEWIKEWLSEGHSEEVIREYLMYYDPERKWNGGVVCICKLYATVKRDHHVDDPYFKLIFRTIFEQQGFAVFITEIRDRLVFILINKRSKKAWKARMKEGFQRIKNAEFVRKQKFANTPFAIGKYVNQLSEIHKSYFSAIETLKLINKLSKNNDWHFYEDLHMYRLISLINRHTDLQEIVMEYLEPVIQYDKKYNGQLMETLKTYLAYNGSKQKTAKHLFIVRQTLYHRLEKLETLLGKDFMTSEKRLAIEFMMLAYDYLISTKQVIHLQYEH from the coding sequence ATGAGATCTTATTTGTCTGTAGAAGAAATTTTGACACGAAAGCATTTTGAATGTTCTGAGGTTGTTGCTGGGATTGATGGTGTAACTAGGTCAGTTAAATGGGTTCACGTAGTTGAAGTGACGAACATTAAAAAGCTCTTAAACGGACAAGAGTTAATTTTGTCGACTGGAGTCGGCTGGAAAGAAAATGATGCATTATTTCGCTCATTTCTCTTACAATTAATTGAAAGTGATGCAGCTGGCTTGTGCATCGAAATAGGAGCTTATACGAAAAAAATACCAGATGGAATTATCGCTTTAGCAAATTCATATTCTTTTCCGCTTATTCTTTTTCATGAAGAAGTTCCTTTTGTAGAAATTACCCAAGATATCCACTCATTACTTATTAACCAACATTATGAAATGATTTCAAATTTAGAGTCCTATTCTCAACAGTTAAATAAAAATTCATTACAATTCGAAAGTTATGAAGAAATTTTACTATTTTTACATGAATACATTCATGTAGATGTCATGCTTATTTTTGAAGAAATTGAAGCTGTAGTTCCAAATTTAACAAAAAATGATCAGGAAGAAATATTGCAAAAAATGAAGGAAGGAGATAAATTATCTACCGCTCATCAGCCTGTTCAAGTCTTTGGAAATGAATATGCTCAGTTAATGATCCATTCGAAAAATAGAAGTTTAACAGAATTTGATTTATTAATACTCGATAGGACAGTAACAGCAATTGCTCAGCATTTTATGAGGAATTTGTTTGTTGAAGAAAAAAAACGGAACAACGAATCTGAATGGATAAAGGAATGGCTTAGTGAAGGGCATAGTGAAGAGGTTATTAGAGAGTATTTAATGTATTATGATCCAGAGCGAAAGTGGAACGGAGGAGTCGTCTGTATTTGCAAACTTTATGCAACTGTTAAAAGAGATCATCATGTTGATGATCCTTACTTTAAGTTAATTTTTAGAACTATTTTTGAACAGCAAGGTTTTGCTGTTTTTATAACAGAGATACGTGATAGGCTTGTATTTATTTTAATTAATAAGCGTTCGAAAAAAGCATGGAAAGCAAGAATGAAAGAAGGGTTTCAACGAATAAAAAATGCTGAATTTGTAAGGAAACAAAAATTTGCAAATACCCCGTTTGCAATTGGGAAGTACGTCAATCAGCTAAGTGAAATACATAAAAGCTATTTTAGTGCAATTGAAACGTTAAAATTAATAAACAAACTGTCCAAAAACAATGATTGGCATTTTTATGAAGATTTGCACATGTATCGTCTTATTTCACTTATTAACAGGCATACAGATCTTCAAGAAATCGTCATGGAATATTTAGAACCTGTCATTCAATATGATAAGAAATATAATGGTCAGCTTATGGAGACACTCAAAACTTATTTAGCATATAACGGATCAAAGCAAAAAACCGCGAAACATTTGTTCATTGTAAGGCAAACTCTTTACCATCGCCTTGAAAAGTTAGAAACATTATTAGGAAAAGATTTTATGACATCTGAAAAAAGACTTGCAATTGAATTTATGATGTTAGCTTACGACTATTTAATATCAACTAAACAAGTGATCCATTTGCAATATGAACATTAA